GTGTCGTAGCCAATGGGGCGCGGCGTGGCCAAGACCGCAGCCGCGAGCTCGTCCTGGATGTCTTGGTTGTTGGCCAGGTGGTAGGCCGCCATGGTGGCCGCGCTGGCGGTGGTGTCGTGCGCCGCCAGCATCAGGAAGATCATGTGGTTGGCGATGTCTTCGTCGGAGTAGGGCTGCCCGTTCTCCATGGTGGCGCGGCAGAACGCGGCGAAGGAGTCACGGTCGTTGGACGCGCGCTTGCGGTCGATGCGCTCGAGGAAGAAGCGCTTCAGGTAGCGGCGCCCCTCGAGGCCGCGGTGGTAGTCCGTCCCGGGCCAGTCCACGCGCACCATGCCGACCGAGCCCTCCATCATGTCCGTGAAGGCGCGGTTGATCTGCGGCAGCTCCGCCTTGTCGCGCTCGTCCAGCCAGCAGAAGACGCCGAACGCGATGTCGAGCAGCAGTCGCTTGATGCCGTCGTACATGAGCATCTCGCGGGACTCGCCCCAGCGCTTGACGGTGGCCTCCGTCACGCTCTGCACCTGCGTGGCGTACTCGATCATGGTCTCGCGCTTGAACGACTCGGTGGCGATGCGGCGATGGTTCCGGTGCTCGCCGAAGTCGCGCATGACCAAGCCGCCGTCGAAGAACTCCCCCATGTGGCCCTTCCAGCCCATCTTGCACGAGAAGTTCTTGTCGCGGTCGAGCAGCACCACGTCCGCGTAGTCCGGGTGGTTGAGCACCACGGTCTTGAAGCCCGTGATGGACGTGCGGCTGATGCGCCCGAAGCGCTGATACTGGTCCGCGAACAGCGCGTTCGGGTCCTTCACCATCTCGATGGTCCGTCCCAAGAACGGATACCCGTAGTCGCCTTGGATGTGGCCGAGGTGCTTGTTCGGGGGACGCTGGTCGTAGGGCAGGGTGGCGGTGGCGGTCACGGGCAGAGTCCTGAGCAGGGGGATGGCAGAGCATAACGGCCGTT
This portion of the Sandaracinaceae bacterium genome encodes:
- a CDS encoding cytochrome P450 yields the protein MTATATLPYDQRPPNKHLGHIQGDYGYPFLGRTIEMVKDPNALFADQYQRFGRISRTSITGFKTVVLNHPDYADVVLLDRDKNFSCKMGWKGHMGEFFDGGLVMRDFGEHRNHRRIATESFKRETMIEYATQVQSVTEATVKRWGESREMLMYDGIKRLLLDIAFGVFCWLDERDKAELPQINRAFTDMMEGSVGMVRVDWPGTDYHRGLEGRRYLKRFFLERIDRKRASNDRDSFAAFCRATMENGQPYSDEDIANHMIFLMLAAHDTTASAATMAAYHLANNQDIQDELAAAVLATPRPIGYDTMFRTLPLMAGVFHETIRMHPPVAMLLRRTVKACEIDGVAIPADTMVCVPVAFLQRHPEFWTNPNAFDPHRFDEDRNEHKGHPFMWLPFGGGAHKCIGLHFARLLFTSLYAELLSQYRIEFQKPGYFPTKVQNLPFAKPTDGLPVRLVPR